One Setaria italica strain Yugu1 chromosome II, Setaria_italica_v2.0, whole genome shotgun sequence DNA segment encodes these proteins:
- the LOC101767122 gene encoding cyclin-dependent kinase inhibitor 6, whose product MAAAAATVMAVSSCSKRDGDIAATCMPKKAKRARPPPQEEVEAFLAAAESSMARRFAAKYNYDVVKDAPMDGRYEWVRVGP is encoded by the exons atggccgcggccgctgccACGGTGATGGCGGTGTCCAGCTGCAGCAAGCGCGACGGCGACATTGCGGCCACCTGCAT GCCGAAGAAGGCAAAGAgagcgaggccgccgccgcaggaagaggtggaggcgttcctcgccgccgcggagagCAGCATGGCCCGGCGCTTCGCGGCCAA GTACAACTATGACGTCGTCAAGGACGCTCCCATGGACGGCCGGTACGAGTGGGTCCGCGTGGGCCCGTGA